The Magnolia sinica isolate HGM2019 chromosome 9, MsV1, whole genome shotgun sequence genome contains a region encoding:
- the LOC131255510 gene encoding uncharacterized protein LOC131255510 isoform X2, whose protein sequence is MDARLHEAALMGDVDSLSTLLEGNANILDGAADFAETPLHIAALFDHVEFAKIILRRKPELTRVLDSERSSPLHLASAEGHVEMVKELLKIDPDMCLVRDKDGRIPLHVAALNGHEDLVKVLVDKKRTATRVLTRQREPILHLCVNHNRFDSVKWLLDCVEDGKDNEFVKMKDDERNTILHLAVAKKHIKVMMV, encoded by the exons atggatgcCAGGCTTCACGAAGCAGCTCTAATGGGCGATGTTGATTCCTTGTCCACATTGCTTGAAGGAAATGCTAACATTCTCGATGGGGCAGCTGATTTTGCGGAGACGCCTTTGCACATAGCTGCTCTATTTGATCACGTCGAGTTTGCAAAGATTATCTTAAGAAGAAAGCCGGAACTCACGCGTGTATTAGACTCTGAACGATCCTCACCTTTGCACTTGGCATCGGCCGAAGGGCATGTAGAGATGGTAAAAGAGCTCTTAAAGATCGACCCTGATATGTGCCTTGTTCGTGACAAAGATGGAAGGATTCCTCTCCACGTAGCAGCACTCAATGGTCACGAGGATCTCGTGAAGGTGTTAGTTGATAAAAAGAGAACAGCGACTCGGGTCTTAACGCGTCAAAGGGAGCCGATTTTGCACCTTTGTGTGAATCATAACCGCTTTGACTCCGTGAAGTGGCTCTTAGATTGTGTAGAGGATGGTAAAGATAATGAGTTTGTGAAAATGAAGGATGATGAACGCAACACCATCCTCCATCTTGCAGTTGCTAAGAAGCATATCAAA GTAATGATGGTATAG